One part of the Mesorhizobium sp. M4B.F.Ca.ET.058.02.1.1 genome encodes these proteins:
- a CDS encoding N-acetyltransferase: MEYLIKSAIAATDIAPSSGPSDQLFFAGEKSPMAALAPSLAQRAQAGSRGEPGEGASQAPAFTVVAESAGDIEAREDLLDRAMGPGRRRKSSEKLRRGRRPSEGLAFVARDASGAVLGTVRLWDVTLGEGGPAALLLGPLAVEPALKGSGVGSALMRHAVTEAARLGHGAILLVGDAPYYGRFGFSAAKTGALAMPGPYERHRLLALELMEGVLDDAHGTLKAAGRKQKAQSLAA; the protein is encoded by the coding sequence ATGGAATACCTGATCAAATCGGCCATCGCGGCCACCGACATTGCCCCCTCATCCGGCCCTTCGGATCAGCTCTTCTTCGCGGGGGAGAAGAGCCCGATGGCAGCGCTTGCGCCCTCCCTGGCCCAACGGGCACAGGCTGGCTCGCGCGGCGAGCCGGGTGAGGGGGCCTCACAGGCTCCGGCATTCACCGTCGTGGCGGAAAGCGCCGGCGATATCGAGGCGCGCGAGGACCTGCTCGACCGCGCCATGGGACCTGGCCGTCGTAGGAAGTCGTCGGAGAAGCTGCGGCGCGGCCGCCGGCCCTCGGAAGGCCTGGCCTTTGTCGCACGCGATGCCTCGGGCGCGGTCCTCGGCACCGTGAGGCTTTGGGATGTGACGTTGGGCGAAGGCGGTCCGGCGGCCCTTCTACTCGGACCGCTTGCCGTCGAACCGGCGCTCAAGGGCTCCGGTGTCGGTTCGGCGCTGATGCGGCATGCGGTGACTGAAGCGGCGCGCCTCGGCCATGGCGCCATCCTGCTCGTCGGCGACGCGCCCTACTACGGGCGCTTCGGATTTTCGGCGGCGAAGACCGGCGCCCTCGCGATGCCCGGCCCCTATGAGCGGCACCGCCTGCTGGCGCTGGAACTGATGGAAGGCGTGCTCGACGACGCACACGGCACGCTTAAGGCTGCGGGACGCAAGCAAAAGGCGCAGTCGCTGGCCGCCTAG
- the odc2 gene encoding ornithine/lysine decarboxylase: MATQRILDFLATRRPNGPCLVVDLDVVRDNFRAFEKALPDSKIYYAVKANPAPEILRLLAAMGSSFDTASVAEVEMAMDAGAPADRISFGNTIKKERDIARAYQLGIRLFAVDCVEEVEKIARVAPGARVFCRVLTDGEGAEWPLSRKFGCVPAMAVDVLRHAKALGLDAYGVSFHVGSQQTDLTAWDRALGDAKKVFATLADEGIVLKMVNMGGGFPTRYLKDVPVAQAYGQAIFSALRKHFGNALPETIIEPGRGMVGNAGVIKSEVVLISKKADNDNVRWVFLDIGKFGGLAETMDEAIRYPIVTAHDGTETAPCVLAGPTCDSADVMYEKTPYPLPLSLTIGDEVLIEGTGAYTTTYSSVAFNGFEPLRSYVI, encoded by the coding sequence ATGGCCACCCAGCGCATCCTTGACTTCCTCGCCACCCGACGTCCGAACGGCCCGTGCCTCGTCGTCGACCTCGATGTCGTGCGCGACAATTTCCGCGCCTTCGAGAAGGCGTTGCCCGATTCCAAGATCTACTATGCGGTGAAAGCAAACCCGGCGCCGGAGATCCTGCGCCTGCTTGCTGCGATGGGCTCGTCCTTCGACACCGCATCGGTTGCCGAGGTCGAGATGGCCATGGACGCCGGCGCGCCGGCCGACCGCATCTCCTTCGGCAACACCATCAAGAAGGAGCGTGATATCGCACGCGCCTACCAGCTCGGCATCCGCCTGTTCGCGGTGGACTGCGTCGAGGAGGTCGAGAAGATCGCCCGCGTCGCACCCGGCGCGCGCGTCTTCTGCCGCGTGCTGACCGACGGCGAGGGCGCCGAATGGCCGCTGTCGCGCAAGTTCGGCTGCGTGCCGGCAATGGCGGTCGACGTGCTGCGCCATGCCAAGGCGCTCGGCCTCGACGCCTATGGCGTGTCGTTCCATGTCGGCTCGCAGCAGACCGATCTCACGGCCTGGGACCGCGCGCTGGGCGATGCCAAGAAGGTGTTCGCGACGCTCGCCGACGAGGGCATCGTTCTGAAAATGGTCAACATGGGCGGCGGCTTCCCGACCCGTTACCTGAAGGACGTGCCGGTGGCGCAGGCCTATGGCCAGGCGATCTTCTCGGCGCTGCGCAAGCATTTCGGCAACGCGCTGCCCGAGACCATCATCGAGCCAGGTCGTGGCATGGTCGGCAATGCCGGCGTCATCAAGTCGGAAGTCGTGTTGATCTCGAAAAAGGCCGACAACGACAATGTGCGCTGGGTGTTCCTCGACATCGGCAAGTTCGGCGGCCTCGCCGAAACCATGGACGAGGCGATCCGCTACCCGATCGTCACCGCCCATGACGGCACCGAGACCGCGCCTTGCGTGCTCGCCGGTCCGACCTGCGATTCGGCCGACGTGATGTACGAGAAGACGCCCTATCCGCTGCCTCTGTCGCTGACCATCGGCGACGAGGTGCTGATCGAAGGCACCGGCGCCTACACGACGACCTATTCCTCGGTCGCCTTCAACGGATTCGAGCCGCTCCGATCCTACGTGATCTGA